The Sedimentisphaera salicampi genome includes a region encoding these proteins:
- a CDS encoding 3-methyl-2-oxobutanoate dehydrogenase subunit VorB, with protein MATQLAKGNTAVIIGALYAGCDCYFGYPITPASEILHEASHYFPKLGRNFVQAESEEAAINMVFGAASTGRRVMTASSGPGISLKQEGISYIAGAELPAVIVDIMRAGPGLGNIGPEQGDYNQVVKGGGHGNYRTIVLAPNSVQEMCDFTMKAFELSFKYRNPAYVLADGVLGQMIEPVRFPEKAAEPKIDNSWAVSGNKETMKNLITSIFLDFSELEEFNYRLQEKYKKIEQNEQSCELIDTQDADVVLVSYGISSRIAKGAVEQARKQGIKAGLLRPLSLYPFPKDELKRIAERDVKFISVEMSNGQMTEDIKSSVEFRRPVHLVNRLGGNLITMEKVMDKIAELSA; from the coding sequence ATGGCTACACAACTTGCAAAGGGCAACACCGCAGTAATCATAGGGGCGCTTTATGCCGGCTGCGACTGCTACTTCGGCTACCCTATAACACCAGCAAGCGAAATCCTCCACGAGGCCTCACATTATTTCCCCAAGCTCGGGCGAAATTTTGTACAGGCCGAGAGCGAAGAGGCTGCAATAAATATGGTTTTCGGAGCCGCTTCAACAGGCAGGAGAGTGATGACAGCCTCCTCCGGCCCGGGCATAAGCCTCAAGCAGGAAGGCATATCATACATAGCTGGGGCAGAGCTGCCTGCTGTGATAGTGGATATTATGCGTGCTGGGCCTGGACTCGGAAATATAGGTCCGGAGCAGGGAGACTATAATCAGGTGGTCAAAGGAGGAGGCCACGGGAACTACCGAACGATCGTACTCGCTCCAAACAGCGTACAGGAGATGTGCGATTTTACAATGAAGGCATTCGAGCTTTCCTTTAAGTACAGAAATCCAGCTTACGTGCTCGCAGACGGTGTTCTGGGGCAGATGATAGAGCCAGTGAGATTCCCTGAGAAGGCAGCGGAGCCGAAGATAGACAATTCGTGGGCGGTTTCCGGCAATAAGGAAACTATGAAAAACCTTATAACCTCCATCTTCCTCGATTTCAGCGAGCTTGAAGAATTCAACTACAGGCTTCAGGAAAAATACAAAAAAATCGAGCAGAACGAACAGAGCTGCGAACTTATCGATACTCAAGACGCAGATGTTGTGCTTGTTTCATACGGAATCAGCAGCCGGATAGCAAAAGGCGCAGTTGAGCAGGCAAGAAAGCAAGGCATCAAAGCGGGGCTTTTAAGGCCTCTAAGCCTTTACCCATTCCCAAAGGATGAGCTGAAGCGAATCGCTGAGCGAGACGTTAAATTTATCTCAGTGGAAATGAGCAACGGCCAGATGACCGAGGACATAAAGTCCTCAGTTGAATTCCGTCGCCCTGTTCATCTTGTAAACCGGCTCGGCGGTAATCTGATAACTATGGAAAAGGTAATGGATAAAATTGCGGAGCTTTCCGCTTGA
- a CDS encoding DMT family transporter, with the protein MIYLIAVSLIWSFSFGLIKTNMSSLDPALVAFLRLLLSAAVFLPFLRVKGMRPKMSVQVFLIGALQFGLMYIAYIYSFQYLKAYQIAAMTIFTPLYVEIISDFAERRFVLRPYLFVLMAVFASALVTWDSLNVFEFQKGFFLVQLSNLCFAGGQVLYRKLLKPANVKDREIFAAAYCGAAAITFIAVLIRGSLPQIAQISGNQWAALLYLGIIASGLCFFLWNKGVRIANITNAAISNNLKMPLAVAVSLFVFGEYESQSPETMIRLGLGIVLLAASLILNSRQKPAG; encoded by the coding sequence ATGATTTATCTTATTGCAGTATCTTTGATCTGGTCTTTTTCATTCGGCCTTATCAAAACAAATATGTCCAGCCTCGACCCTGCATTAGTGGCCTTTTTGCGGCTTCTTCTCTCGGCTGCTGTTTTTCTCCCTTTTTTGCGGGTGAAGGGCATGAGGCCGAAGATGAGTGTGCAGGTTTTTCTTATCGGGGCATTGCAGTTTGGGCTTATGTATATTGCATACATTTATTCGTTTCAGTACCTCAAGGCGTATCAGATTGCCGCTATGACAATTTTTACACCGCTGTATGTAGAGATTATCAGCGATTTTGCAGAACGCCGGTTTGTCCTGCGGCCTTACCTGTTTGTGCTTATGGCTGTGTTCGCCTCTGCGCTTGTAACGTGGGATAGTCTGAACGTGTTTGAGTTTCAGAAGGGCTTTTTCCTCGTTCAGCTCTCGAACCTCTGCTTTGCAGGCGGTCAGGTGCTCTACAGGAAACTGCTCAAGCCTGCGAACGTGAAAGACAGGGAGATTTTCGCTGCCGCTTATTGCGGGGCAGCAGCGATAACATTCATAGCAGTTCTTATTCGGGGAAGCCTGCCTCAGATAGCTCAGATAAGCGGTAATCAGTGGGCGGCGCTGCTTTATCTCGGGATAATCGCCTCGGGGCTCTGTTTCTTTCTCTGGAATAAAGGCGTTCGAATCGCAAACATCACAAACGCTGCGATCTCAAACAACCTCAAGATGCCGCTGGCTGTGGCGGTTTCTTTGTTTGTATTCGGGGAGTATGAGTCCCAGAGCCCTGAAACGATGATTCGCCTCGGGCTCGGGATAGTATTGCTCGCAGCGAGCCTTATCCTCAATTCAAGGCAGAAACCTGCCGGCTGA
- a CDS encoding aldose epimerase family protein, translated as MPQVSSKEFGKIEGKTVELYTLANDSGAKAEIITLGGTLVSLYMPDKNGKFNDIVLGFDNLEQYLKESPYFGANIGRAANRIAGGRFTLEGKEYQLAVNNGPNALHGGEEGFNMKIWDAEGFTSGGSACLKLTYTSPDGEENYPGEMNVEAVYSLTGSNELKIDFKASCDKTTIVNLTHHSYFNLAGHNSGKIYDHSLKIEADQYTPVDENLIPIGELKSVEGTIFDFRKAKRIGEDAEKAAKDYTSGFDHNFVLNNPENQYGLAASVYEPKSGRKMDVYTNQPGLQFYAANFVENLKGKDGAFYNPHCGLCLEPQKFPNAVNTPNFASPVLKPGEVYKHSISYSFSTE; from the coding sequence ATGCCGCAGGTAAGCAGTAAGGAATTCGGCAAAATTGAAGGAAAAACGGTTGAGCTTTATACGCTCGCTAACGACAGCGGTGCTAAAGCTGAAATAATTACTCTCGGCGGAACGCTTGTTTCGCTTTATATGCCCGATAAGAACGGTAAGTTCAATGATATTGTTCTCGGTTTCGATAATCTTGAGCAGTATCTCAAGGAGTCTCCTTATTTCGGGGCCAATATCGGCCGAGCAGCAAACAGGATTGCCGGGGGCAGGTTTACACTTGAAGGAAAGGAGTATCAGCTTGCGGTTAACAACGGCCCGAATGCCCTCCACGGAGGCGAAGAGGGCTTCAATATGAAGATTTGGGATGCAGAAGGCTTTACCAGCGGCGGTTCTGCCTGCCTCAAACTCACTTACACCAGCCCAGACGGCGAGGAAAACTATCCGGGCGAGATGAACGTTGAAGCTGTTTACTCACTCACAGGCTCAAACGAGCTTAAGATTGACTTCAAGGCCTCCTGTGATAAAACAACCATAGTAAACCTAACTCACCACAGCTACTTCAATCTTGCAGGGCATAATTCAGGGAAAATATACGACCATTCGCTTAAGATTGAAGCGGATCAATATACGCCAGTGGATGAGAACCTTATCCCCATCGGCGAGCTGAAGTCTGTTGAAGGAACTATTTTTGATTTCAGGAAAGCAAAGCGAATCGGCGAGGATGCAGAAAAGGCCGCTAAAGACTATACCAGCGGATTTGACCACAATTTCGTTTTGAACAATCCGGAAAATCAGTACGGCCTTGCTGCAAGCGTTTATGAGCCGAAATCCGGCAGGAAAATGGATGTTTATACCAATCAGCCCGGCCTGCAGTTTTATGCGGCTAATTTCGTTGAAAACCTCAAGGGCAAGGATGGAGCGTTTTACAACCCGCACTGCGGATTGTGCCTTGAGCCGCAGAAATTTCCCAATGCGGTAAACACTCCGAACTTTGCTTCACCGGTACTGAAGCCGGGAGAGGTTTATAAACACAGCATTTCGTATTCCTTCAGCACTGAATAG
- a CDS encoding MBL fold metallo-hydrolase: MPSHMLSTVKTDKYNIFGYSVAGEESIVAVPELGVCFDAGKAPEHIIPIDNLLLTHGHIDHSAGIAYYLSHRQFSDQTPGTVFAEGSVIDKLKKLAEIWSELDGSRIEANYIKVQAGEYYPLKPRLYVVPFKTRHNRDSYGYTVVEVRHKLKEKYLGLSSPEIVELKKKGIEITYQLEIPLVSYTGDTAYSDYASNELVRRSEVFITECTFFEQDHLDRAKAGKHMHISQLEEMLAPLESEKIILTHFSQRTNIGEAKSILRKMLPEEIYRKIIILMDGYRNNGYQKV; this comes from the coding sequence ATGCCAAGCCATATGCTCAGCACAGTAAAGACCGATAAATACAATATTTTCGGCTATTCGGTGGCTGGTGAGGAGTCTATTGTTGCAGTACCTGAGCTGGGCGTTTGCTTTGATGCGGGCAAAGCTCCCGAACATATTATACCTATAGACAATCTCCTGCTAACCCACGGTCATATAGACCATTCAGCAGGGATTGCCTACTACCTCTCGCACAGGCAGTTTTCTGACCAAACTCCGGGCACTGTTTTCGCTGAGGGCTCTGTGATAGACAAGCTCAAAAAGCTAGCTGAGATTTGGTCGGAGCTCGACGGAAGCCGGATTGAGGCTAATTACATCAAGGTTCAGGCGGGAGAATACTACCCGCTAAAGCCGAGGCTTTATGTTGTGCCGTTCAAAACTCGCCATAATCGAGATTCATACGGATATACCGTTGTGGAGGTGAGGCATAAGCTCAAAGAAAAATATCTGGGGCTCAGCTCTCCGGAGATTGTGGAGCTCAAGAAAAAGGGCATAGAGATTACATATCAGCTCGAAATACCGCTTGTCAGCTACACCGGCGATACCGCATACTCCGATTACGCCTCAAACGAACTGGTGAGGAGAAGCGAGGTTTTCATAACTGAATGCACCTTCTTCGAGCAGGACCATCTGGACAGGGCAAAGGCAGGCAAGCATATGCACATTTCCCAGCTTGAAGAGATGCTCGCCCCGCTGGAGAGCGAAAAAATCATTCTTACCCACTTCTCACAGAGAACAAACATCGGCGAGGCAAAGAGCATACTCAGAAAGATGCTTCCGGAAGAGATTTACCGGAAGATTATCATACTTATGGACGGATACAGGAATAACGGTTATCAGAAAGTTTAA
- the amrA gene encoding AmmeMemoRadiSam system protein A: protein MEEKSRQKIIELAENAVEAEITGKPFSPVKPEDTELSARRGCFVTLKTGGELRGCIGCFTSDEPLYKTVCSMARSSVSSDPRFAGRRLKPSELEELEVEVSVLSELKETDNPLSLRPGIDGIYITRGFASGCFLPQVISETGWSKEQFLSYCCSHKAGLPADAWKDKDTKVYLFTSEIISNRS from the coding sequence ATGGAAGAAAAGAGCAGACAAAAAATTATTGAGCTTGCAGAAAATGCCGTAGAGGCGGAGATTACAGGAAAGCCTTTTTCCCCCGTAAAGCCGGAAGATACCGAGCTTTCAGCTCGCAGAGGCTGTTTTGTTACGCTCAAAACCGGCGGAGAGCTCAGGGGCTGCATAGGCTGTTTTACCTCGGATGAGCCTCTCTACAAGACTGTTTGCAGTATGGCAAGATCGAGCGTAAGCTCTGATCCGAGATTTGCTGGCAGAAGGCTAAAGCCCTCAGAGCTTGAAGAGCTTGAGGTTGAGGTGAGCGTGCTTTCAGAGCTCAAGGAAACTGATAACCCGCTCTCGCTCAGGCCTGGTATAGACGGGATCTACATCACAAGAGGTTTCGCTTCAGGCTGCTTTCTCCCGCAGGTGATAAGCGAAACAGGCTGGAGCAAAGAGCAGTTCCTCTCATACTGCTGCTCGCACAAGGCCGGCCTGCCCGCTGATGCTTGGAAAGACAAAGACACAAAGGTGTATCTCTTTACCAGCGAGATTATCAGCAACCGCTCGTGA
- a CDS encoding SH3 domain-containing protein — MRQLSFLAALIFVSAAVMATGHDFPYKAKVAGENVFVRSGAGMNYYRCARVSSPEEVTVTAERFGWSRIQPLDTCYSLIAKQYVKKSDSGSGVVEASNVNVWAGSPYVSPVHSTTRQLKLNSGTEVQIIGIDGDYYKIRPPRGASYWINSAYLEAAESEEKQQSSEESGEQADESQASAESSQDQQRSSAEYDSENGAGEVSEGEAGTSSEEKDQDKEAKPEPQKPQLTPEQAKKRKQAYQEYLRCAELVSKEKEKPIEVQDYKPVKKRLKKIIEGEQSGRAAVYAEALLGEVNRYEAAKLADEMLRDQDSELARRRSEIRKKYSQKENQITREEGYAYTGVLAKSYVYTGEDRDFRFAVKDRSGSIKAYAEPANSSVKARAMDMLGKTVGFKGEIIADPATSKVVVHFSQVFEIWEPKTGSDSGEDSSSEQENG; from the coding sequence ATGAGGCAATTAAGTTTTCTCGCTGCACTTATTTTCGTTTCTGCGGCCGTTATGGCCACAGGGCACGATTTCCCTTATAAGGCAAAAGTTGCCGGCGAAAATGTATTCGTGCGATCAGGCGCAGGAATGAACTACTACCGTTGCGCAAGGGTTTCATCGCCGGAGGAAGTAACTGTAACAGCAGAACGGTTCGGGTGGTCCAGGATTCAGCCGCTGGATACCTGCTATTCCCTTATCGCAAAGCAGTATGTGAAAAAGAGCGATTCCGGCAGCGGAGTCGTTGAGGCGAGCAATGTAAATGTATGGGCAGGTTCACCTTACGTTTCCCCCGTGCATTCAACAACCCGCCAGCTAAAGCTCAACAGCGGGACGGAAGTTCAAATCATCGGCATAGACGGAGACTACTACAAAATCAGACCGCCAAGAGGCGCTTCATACTGGATCAACAGCGCATACCTCGAAGCTGCTGAATCAGAAGAAAAACAGCAGAGTTCGGAAGAAAGCGGCGAGCAGGCAGATGAAAGCCAAGCCTCCGCTGAATCCTCTCAAGACCAGCAGAGAAGCTCTGCTGAATACGACAGTGAAAATGGCGCTGGAGAGGTGAGCGAAGGTGAAGCCGGCACCAGCAGCGAAGAAAAAGACCAAGACAAAGAAGCAAAGCCCGAGCCACAGAAGCCGCAGCTCACTCCCGAGCAGGCAAAAAAACGCAAGCAGGCATACCAAGAGTATCTACGCTGCGCAGAGCTTGTTTCAAAGGAGAAGGAAAAGCCTATCGAAGTGCAGGATTACAAGCCTGTTAAGAAAAGGCTCAAAAAGATCATAGAAGGCGAGCAGAGCGGCAGGGCAGCAGTTTATGCAGAGGCTCTTCTTGGCGAGGTAAATCGCTATGAAGCGGCCAAGCTTGCTGATGAGATGCTCAGAGATCAGGATTCAGAGCTTGCAAGAAGAAGAAGCGAAATTAGAAAGAAATACAGTCAGAAGGAAAACCAAATCACCCGTGAAGAGGGTTATGCCTATACAGGCGTTTTAGCAAAGAGCTATGTTTACACTGGAGAAGATAGGGATTTCCGCTTTGCTGTAAAGGATCGCAGCGGCTCTATCAAGGCTTATGCCGAGCCAGCAAACAGTTCAGTGAAAGCAAGGGCTATGGATATGCTTGGGAAAACGGTCGGTTTCAAGGGCGAGATAATCGCAGATCCCGCTACATCCAAAGTGGTTGTGCATTTCTCTCAGGTGTTTGAGATATGGGAGCCCAAAACCGGCAGTGATTCCGGGGAGGACTCTTCTTCCGAACAGGAGAACGGCTAA
- a CDS encoding FeoA family protein, translating into MNNKKTLLNIKAGKTAIVSSISSGHRLQRRLSEMGVVPGTAIKVLQNSSAGPLLLEIKGTKTALGRGASDAIIVREIGV; encoded by the coding sequence ATGAACAATAAGAAAACTCTTCTGAATATAAAAGCCGGCAAAACGGCGATAGTAAGCTCTATCAGCTCCGGCCACAGGCTCCAGAGAAGGCTCTCTGAGATGGGTGTTGTTCCAGGTACAGCAATCAAGGTGCTGCAGAACAGCTCTGCGGGGCCGCTGCTGTTAGAAATAAAAGGAACTAAAACTGCTCTTGGAAGAGGCGCCTCAGATGCTATAATTGTAAGGGAGATTGGTGTTTGA
- a CDS encoding 2-oxoacid:acceptor oxidoreductase family protein: MAEKVIKKPSSMYDVFDRKGGAAPTATHYCPGCGHGIIHKLIAEAISDFGVQERTVMISPVGCSVFAYYYFDTGNLQVAHGRAPAVGTGVSRAEDNSVVISYQGDGDLASIGLNETMQAANRGEKLAVFFVNNTVYGMTGGQMAPTTLVGEQTVTCPEGRDPRQAGYPLKMCEILSSLNAPVLIERVSVSNIKKIRKARKAIRKAIEIQRDGKGYAFVEILSNCPTNLRQDAQSSMKFVDEQMEKVFPLGCFRDKIEETPPLGRMESCFEKSKIDALFNLETENAPNPADDSSFEGFGLKIAGFGGQGVLSMGVMAARAACADGRHVSWFPSYGPEQRGGTANCSVVAAGKAVASPVVYHPDILIAMNKPSLERFASDVHNGAYILYDSTAEGPKLPENARGIAVPAIKTAEELGSAKAANTFMLGVMIEVCDTGISPEKYEQAIKDSFAEKEKLIDLNLKIFNRAREWAKENSL; encoded by the coding sequence ATGGCAGAAAAAGTAATAAAAAAACCGTCCTCAATGTACGACGTTTTTGATCGCAAAGGCGGAGCAGCTCCCACAGCAACTCACTACTGCCCCGGCTGCGGACACGGAATCATACACAAACTTATCGCAGAGGCGATTTCCGATTTCGGCGTGCAGGAGCGAACCGTAATGATCAGCCCTGTAGGCTGTTCAGTTTTCGCATACTACTACTTCGATACGGGCAATCTGCAAGTTGCTCACGGGCGAGCACCGGCAGTCGGCACGGGCGTATCCCGCGCTGAGGATAATTCGGTTGTGATCTCATATCAGGGCGACGGGGATCTTGCCTCGATCGGGCTGAACGAAACTATGCAGGCAGCTAATCGCGGGGAAAAGCTTGCGGTGTTTTTTGTAAACAACACGGTTTACGGAATGACCGGCGGCCAAATGGCACCAACCACCCTTGTAGGCGAGCAGACCGTAACCTGCCCTGAAGGAAGAGACCCCAGACAAGCGGGATATCCGCTGAAGATGTGCGAGATTCTCAGCAGTTTAAATGCACCTGTACTCATTGAGAGGGTTTCTGTTTCGAATATCAAAAAGATCCGCAAGGCAAGGAAGGCGATCCGGAAAGCGATTGAAATCCAGCGGGACGGAAAGGGCTATGCCTTTGTTGAAATTCTCTCTAACTGCCCCACAAATCTCAGGCAGGATGCGCAGTCCAGCATGAAGTTTGTGGATGAGCAGATGGAGAAGGTGTTCCCGCTTGGCTGCTTTAGAGACAAAATCGAAGAGACACCGCCGCTTGGACGGATGGAAAGCTGTTTCGAAAAATCCAAAATAGACGCCCTTTTCAACCTCGAAACCGAAAACGCCCCCAACCCCGCAGACGACAGCAGCTTTGAAGGCTTTGGGCTGAAGATAGCAGGCTTCGGAGGGCAGGGCGTTTTGAGCATGGGAGTGATGGCGGCAAGGGCTGCCTGCGCAGACGGAAGGCACGTATCGTGGTTCCCCTCTTACGGTCCTGAACAGCGCGGCGGAACGGCCAACTGCTCAGTAGTGGCAGCAGGAAAGGCTGTAGCCTCGCCTGTGGTCTATCATCCCGATATACTCATAGCGATGAACAAGCCCTCGCTTGAGAGATTCGCATCAGACGTGCATAACGGCGCCTACATCCTGTACGACTCCACAGCAGAAGGACCGAAGCTGCCTGAAAATGCAAGGGGCATAGCTGTTCCAGCGATTAAAACAGCAGAAGAATTGGGAAGCGCAAAAGCAGCAAATACCTTTATGCTGGGCGTTATGATAGAGGTATGCGATACGGGAATCTCGCCAGAGAAATACGAGCAGGCAATAAAGGACAGCTTTGCAGAAAAAGAGAAACTGATTGATTTGAACCTGAAGATCTTTAATCGGGCAAGAGAATGGGCGAAAGAGAATTCGCTCTAA